The DNA segment GCCGTCCGCACCTTCGATCATGCTGCCACGATCTCCACGAACACCCTTTCGATTGCCAAACGTGTGGTAGGGGTGCGAATCTACAACCTCTTCTAGATCCGCCAAGGGGGGGCCTTGGAAAACGAGGAAGAAAACCTTAATGTCTGGCACGTTCCTGGCGATGAATCGTCGGGAAAGTTCGGGAGTGTCGGCATTGAGCTCAAGAAGGGGCCGAGAGCCTATAAAGCGGCTTACCTGGCACGCTACGGAGACTCAGTCACGGGGGAAGTGAAAAAGCAGGAGCTACGGTTTCGCACGTATAGCTCATCACCTTGGGGGCAGGGGTACGACTTTGATGACGCCTCAAGCTCCTGGTACTGTGAGAATGGAGAAATTCTTCGTCTCACCGCGTTTCTCAATGAACACTTCACCGAGCCTGGCAGCTACCGGGTTATCAAAGATGGCTCCGTCACCGGAAGTATTCTCTCAATCCTAGAAGCAACGGGAATCGACGCGGCAGAACTTGGACGCGCCCTTGCCGAGCGCGGCGACGTTAGTGCCGTAATTTCTGGGCTTGCTTCAACCCCTGCGGGCTTAGCGGCCACAGAAGCAGCCGTCATCGCCCAGCGTCGACAAGTGGTCGCCCATCTTAAGCGACTCGCCGAAACGCCCGGAACCAATGAGACGCAGATGCAGTCTTCCATCGGCGGCAACTACTGGCTCTTCGGCGGAAAATACACAGGCATGGCCAACCGCCGGGACATGACTTACCTCGATCAGCACGACATCCCGCTCATCTGCTCAGACGGCTCCCTGCACATCGTAGAGCTCAAGGGCCCAAATATTCCGCGACTCGTTAAGCGACACCGCAATCATTGGATCGTCGGTAACGACGTACACGAAGCGGTCGGCCAAGCTCAGAACTATCTTCGGGCGCTCGATGAGCAAGGGCTTAACCTCCAAGCTACATACGAGAACGAGCTGGGCGTAAGGTACGACATGAGGCGGGCAAAAGCGACGGTCTTGATTGGTCACCCTGACCACGTGAATGCTCCGCTGGCGACAAGAAGGAGCATTGACCAAGCGATCCGCACTTATAACTCTCACCTAACACGGGTCGAGGTACTTACGTACGCGGATCTCCTAGAGAGTGCTGAGCGAGCTCTCACCTTCGAAGAGGGGATCGCTGAGGATCGCCTCTCCGTAGAAGACTCCGGCTTGGCCGAAGAATCTGATGTATTCGATTTCGACGAGTCCCCGCCCTTCTAGCCACTAGGAACAACGAAGGCCCGAGGTGAACCGCTGTCCGGGCTACTCCACCATGGGTGGTAGGACGGATGTGGCCGGCACGACAGTAGGCTTCTGTGCCGTCGGCATGGGTAGTGGGCCAGCCAAGTGTCGATCCCGAGGGATCTTGGGCCGGGTCAGAGCCAGTGGACCTCGTGTGGACCAGAAGCCTTATCGGAGGCCGGTACGCCGTACCGCTCCGTCCCAGGTAGGTGCGGAGCGAGGGGGTGCCCGAGCGTCACTAAGGGAATGGACTTGGAAACGGTCGTTACAGGCGGTGCCATCGTTCGAAGCTGTCGGCAACGACGCCACGCAGGGACCATTGATCACGATCATCAGTGATCAACCGGGAGGATGGCGGAGCCCTCGCCGGTCACCTCCATGGGGCGCTTGGCGTGCCGTCCGCATCCAGGCCATACGGCCACCGGCTAACGAGGCTCGTCTCCGACTGTCCAGCATTGGCGGCCTCTAGGTACAAGGCTTCAGCCCCGCTGATATCCCCGGCCTCTTCTCGCATGCGGGCCAACTCCAAGACAGCTCGTGTGTCTCCGGCATCAATTGCAGATTGGTACAACTGCTCGGCACCTTTGGCATCCCCGAGCTTCAACCG comes from the Streptomyces sp. SUK 48 genome and includes:
- a CDS encoding Shedu anti-phage system protein SduA domain-containing protein; its protein translation is MENEEENLNVWHVPGDESSGKFGSVGIELKKGPRAYKAAYLARYGDSVTGEVKKQELRFRTYSSSPWGQGYDFDDASSSWYCENGEILRLTAFLNEHFTEPGSYRVIKDGSVTGSILSILEATGIDAAELGRALAERGDVSAVISGLASTPAGLAATEAAVIAQRRQVVAHLKRLAETPGTNETQMQSSIGGNYWLFGGKYTGMANRRDMTYLDQHDIPLICSDGSLHIVELKGPNIPRLVKRHRNHWIVGNDVHEAVGQAQNYLRALDEQGLNLQATYENELGVRYDMRRAKATVLIGHPDHVNAPLATRRSIDQAIRTYNSHLTRVEVLTYADLLESAERALTFEEGIAEDRLSVEDSGLAEESDVFDFDESPPF